The Strigops habroptila isolate Jane chromosome 13 unlocalized genomic scaffold, bStrHab1.2.pri S16, whole genome shotgun sequence genomic interval GGATACAAACCAGGATCACACCGGTCAACCCTACAAAGGTGTGCACCACCAGCCTCCCACAGGAGCAACCACCATGGGCAAAGTGCCTGCCCCATCTCCCTGTGGGCCTGACCACAGATGAACCACACAGAGCTTAACCTCGAGgcacagcagaaacacacacagtGCCCAACAGGAGCCAGCCAGACTTACCTGAGCAGTGGAGAGCTGGTGGGTGCAGGATGAGGTGCCACCCATGGAGGGTGCTGGCCAGGAGCTGTGTGGAAAGGACCTGCAGGCTTTGAAGACCAGAGTCATGTCCAGGCTGTAATTCCCCACTTGGTTCCCCCACCCCTAATTATGCCGATGAGGGACATGGCAGAACCCACCAatctgctggggagggaggaggctggtCCCACCCCTGTGCCAACAGGGACCccctgctcccttccagcaCCAACTGGTCCCTGTGCATGGGGAATACCAGAGCAGAGCCTAGGGAGGGATTTGCTGAGTGCTACAAGATGGATTAATCCATTAACGAGTCAGCTCAGCAAACGAGGACGGCAGCAGGAGCACCTGgttgctcccagcccagcaccagccagtCTTTACCCAAGGGCTGCATCCTCTGGGAATTAAACCCTTTGCAGGAAACCACCACCACATCCCATCCCTTCGGGATGCAGCCGCTCAGAAACTCGGACCAAGGAGAAGTGGAAGGAGACGTGGGGTTTGTTTCACACGAGATGGTGCCAAGTGGCTGCACCAGCGGGTGCGATGGGAAAGGCAAAGGGAGTTTGATGGGAGCAGGGCAGCATTCAGGCAGCCTTTGTCCTGGGGCCAGGCAGGAGGGTTGGGAGGAGGTGCAGCTTCAGGGGCAGATGAGGCTCACACCTATAAGCCTGCTGGAAGCTCCTGATCTCCATCAGCCTCTGCTGATGGCAGATGAGgcccttttccatttccaggcTCCTGCaagccagcagctgctcagcCCGGTTCGTGTGGGCACCGCGGCTCTGTCACATGCCTCAGACAGCGTGTGGCAGCCGGAGGCatcccagccagctcctgctgggatTGCTGCGGGACATGGGAAGAGATGTGGGACCTGCCCCTCTCCGGAGCATCTTTCCCCCAgcatctgctcctgctgggcagcagcagcctcagctgccAGGGATTTGGGAACAGCCTCATCTCTTGCTTATATAAGGAACTCCTCTCCAGAACATTAACTCCTTCTGGGTGAGAGCTGTTCTGGTTCATGCTGCTCAGTGTCAGCCCCTTGGAGCCCCAGGGAACTGGTGAGTGAGGGGGATACGGGGCTGTGGGCACCCGCCGGTGGTCCCGGCTGGCCCCAATTCCACCCcattgctgctggtggcaggaaGCAGAGGTGGGATAGATGGACACTTCCCTGGCGTGCGCCGCTCTTCCCGGTGGAGCAGTGTGTCCcgtggcaggaggctgctgaTCACTGACCGTGTGATGCTGTCCCGGGGGTGCTCGGTGCACCCCACTTGGCTGCTGGCAGAGTTTGCCGAGCGAGCCCAGCCTGTCACATGCAAATGCCCGGATCAGTTGGTGCCTGCAAACAGGAACCACTTTATGGAAAGCAGCCGAAGCCCTTCCCAAACCGCCCCGAGGAGCGCTCCGTGTGCCCGTGGGGAGCGGGTGCAGCCCCATGGATGTAGGGCAGGTGAGTCCTGGGATGCTCTGCCCTGCACCAGAGGCCCTGGGCTGTGAGTAGGACGAggagccccagcagctcccaccagtCTCTCCCACAGCACATTTGCAGGTCAGCCTCTACTAAGGCCTCCCAGCCATCCTCAAGGGAGGTGAGCCATTAAAAACCCCGTTTGGAGTTGTCATTTGGCCTCTGTTGTGTTGGTCTTGGCTCCCCAGAGCCTCCCTGGCAGCCACCGTGCCATGGTccagcagcacttcccagcaGGCTGCCTCACCTGCACTCTGGGACTTGAGGTATTTCTGGTCTGGTTGGGGAAATAGAACAAGGGGATGCTGCTCCTGTCCTCCCGTTTGTCCCTGTAATTCCAGCAGTGAACAGGCCCAGGCAGCTGGTCCCAGGAATGCGCTTTGGGTCCCACGAGAAGAAACACAGACCTGGACCTGGGACTGGGCGAGCGTCTTGGCGGGTGCTGAAGGAGACATTAGAGCAAATTAATTACTTAAACTATTGTATTTGTTTGAGCCATGACTTCTGTGCCAGCCTCGGACTCCTCTGGGCCCACCAGCACTGTAATGCTGCTCCCAGTTCTTCGACAAGCACCTAAACTGGGTGGTTAAACATACGGCAGCAGAGGGGCTGCCTGGGATCGTGTCTGGGTCCAGCACAGATCCCAATAAACCCCATGAACTCTGTTCTCTCCCCAGCTCAGTGTTGGATGTGCTCTGTGAGACATCCCACCTTCAGCAGCCCACCTCATCCGCGAGCCGGTTGGTGATCTGGAGCAGGACACTTCCTTGCCAAGGGTAAGTGCCCAAATCCTTTGTGTTACCAGTAACAGCTACTTGACAGCAGGGATTTCCCCTGCTCAAAGGACTTTATTCCTTTGGAAGAACATGCCTTTCCGTGCTGCTCCAGCTGGGTGGCTGCGGTGGGGTGTCTGCAGGGGAAGCCGAGCGTTCCCCACTGCACCAAAACTCTTCTTGTTGGGGCAGGaactcctgcagcaccagcacttTGGGCCCATGGTTCAGGGGCTGCTCAAGTAGCTGCCAGCAGGGAACGAGCCACAGAGGAGCCTGTGTTATGCTCATTAAGTTACCGTACTGCAAAGCCATGCCAAAAATCCCCTGGCAGCTGTacaagctgctgctgagacCTGCCGCTGCTTCCTGGAGCACgggatgcaggcagggctgtgctgtcgTGTCAGGGCTGCACTCAGGGGCTCTCAGCCCTTTGAGGACCCTCTGACCTGGAGCTAACTGCTGGAGGGACAACAGTGTCCCCCAGGTCCCCTCCATGTGGTGCCCAGTGATGCTTTGGTGGGCTCAGACGTacctgggcagagcagggactccccagcctgtgctggccGGAGCCTTCCTATGGCCCATCTCTGGCTGGAGATCACGCAGCTAAAAGGGACGGGCAATATTGATGCTCTGGGGCTCATCCCGTTGCTTGAGGCTTCTCCAGTGGCTTCAGAGAAGTCCAAAAGGAGTAGGGGAAATAAAAGTGGGGCTCCTTCCTGGGTGCCTCAGTCGGGGATGCGTGGCTCATGCAGGCAAGCCCAAGCCTCTGCAGAGCAAGTCTGTCTCCAAAGCATTACTCAGTCATTAGAGCAGAGGAAAGAGCCTCCCTTGTCCCAGCCTGTGCTTCGATTTTGCTCTCAGCTCCTGACATAACCAGGTCACTCTTTCCACACTTCCCGGCCCAGCCGAGAGCCGCTGACTGATGTGGATGGACGTGACTCATGGCCCTTCCACCCAGCAGCTTTCTTCTGCCTGTGTACTTTGGCGGGGCCTCTCCTACACCTCAAAAAGGAGCAGGGTGGCACTGGGCGAGGGCAGGGTTGGCTGAAGCGCTGGCATCTGCAGCAGTTTCTCACCATCCCTTTGGACTGTGGCCAGTTGTGAAGTTGCTGCTTTTGAGCATGGAGAAGGTGCAGGTAATCTTCCACGTGCTAATCCGTGCTGGCCGGGCCCACAGGTACCTGCCTAAACCCTTGACGAGTAATTGGAGCTAATTAGGCTGGAAGAGTTTTTGGTTAGTATCTGTCCAGGCAGTGCCCGGGGGCCTCACGGTAATGAGCCCTGTGCAAACCAGAACCACCTTCCCCCACAGAGCTCTGCCAGGCCACAGCAGGGCGAGCTGGGTTCTCCTTTCCCTTGCCTAGACCCGGTCTCCTCAGTCAGCTGCCCGCTCATGTGGCCTTGCTTGTGTTTTGCAGTGACTAAGCGGAGGAAGCTCTTGCTGTCCTTGCACCACCAGGCCGGACAATCCTTCCCTTGGCTGAAGATCCCGTTGGATCTCTTCCCATAATGGAAGCGTGAGTGCCAAGATCCTCCATGACCTCCAGAAGCCACAACTCCTTACCGAGAACTCTGATGGCTCCACGAATGCTTTCTGAAGGTGCCCTGGGGGGCATTGCCCAAATCACCCCCTCGCTGTACCTGAGCCGGGGCAGCGTCGCTTCCAACCGGCACCTGCTCCTCTCCCGGGGAATCACCTGCATTATCAATGCCACCATCGAGATTCCCAATTTCAACTGGCCCCAGTTTGAATACGTGAAAGTGCCTTTGGCTGACATGCCCAACGCTCCCATCTCCCTGTACTTCGACAGCGTCGCCGACAAGATCAACAGCGTGGCGCGGAAGCACGGCGCCACCTTAGTCCATTGCGCCGCCGGCGTGAGCAGGTCGGCCACCCTCTGCATCGCCTACCTGATGAAGTACCACAAGGTGTCCCTCTTCGAGGCCTACAACTGGGTCAAATCGAGACGCCCCGTTATACGCCCCAACGTGGGCTTCTGGAGGCAACTGATAGACTACGAGAGGAAGCTCTTTGGGAAGACGACGGTTAAAATGGTACAG includes:
- the DUSP14 gene encoding dual specificity protein phosphatase 14 is translated as MTSRSHNSLPRTLMAPRMLSEGALGGIAQITPSLYLSRGSVASNRHLLLSRGITCIINATIEIPNFNWPQFEYVKVPLADMPNAPISLYFDSVADKINSVARKHGATLVHCAAGVSRSATLCIAYLMKYHKVSLFEAYNWVKSRRPVIRPNVGFWRQLIDYERKLFGKTTVKMVQTPYGIIPDVYERERRPLMPYWGI